A window of Bactrocera dorsalis isolate Fly_Bdor chromosome 4, ASM2337382v1, whole genome shotgun sequence genomic DNA:
aataaaaatccaatatttcCCGGCTGTATGTGAAAAATGAACTTCTGAAAAACCACTTTTTGTACCTTTTAAACAACAGCGCAATGAAACAAATAAACGCCGGAACTTTTCTACCTGTTTTAAAACAAAGTAATGAAATCCCTTTTTAAGTCCACGGGAATTACCCAATCTGCTTCGAAAATAATCGCGCGAACATTTTTACCTCCTTCGACGGGAATTTCCTATTCTGCTTACGAAATAATCGCGGGAACTTTTCACTCTGCATTCGCGTTAACAGCAACATGAGGAGTAACCTCAGAGCGAGCAAGTATATATTGAGCTAAAAATCAGCTCAAGGCATCAGTCGTCAACACTGAGGTGACAGCGAATACAcagtttaagttttttattaaagaaagaaAACCAGAGGAGTTTATATTTAAAGCAATACCtcaccacaaaaaaataaaaatgttaaaaaataaaatgtcacCAAAGTTACCTTTATTGCTTACAACGCTTGCATTTCTTGTGATACTTCATGGAGCTGTTGGCCGTCCGATGCCCAAAGCAGATACACCCAAAGATAtgataaataaattgcaaagtATCTTCAAAGTTGGCGAAGGCATTATGGTATACAACACAGGTATTGCAAGAGAAGAACTTGAGGATGACGAAATCGTTTGCGCCGAACGTCGAGCTGGCAAATCATATTGCAAGGAGGTTGAAAACTATATGGAGGCGACGCGACTGGACAAAATTGACTCAGAACAGTTTGCTAAATTCAAAGAATATTTCATAGATGATTTGGCACAACCACAGTTGGTGGCAACTCGCATGGATTTTGGCAAGTCACCTTGCAATAGTAAGACAAACATTATATATCCGGAAAGTGCTGAGTCAGAGGATTCGAAATGGTTGTTGATAGTGCAGCATGCACAACACAAGCAAGGTGTTTTGGTAGAGGAGTGCGAAAATGTGGGACAACCTTGCGAAGAGAATAGTACTTTGCCGCTGGAGGATATGCCGAAATGTAAGCAAAACTTCAGCTATCGCAAGTTGGTTGTGTTGGTGAATGGCGAGATGAAGGAGGAAATGGTTAAATTGCCAACTACTTGCGAGTGTAAAATGTGTTCCACATAAAGATATATTCTATATAATCCTAGATTgtcataatatttaatttagaacAGTGCAGATATGTTACGTAAACtatttaaatgttaaaattttagcTTGTGTAATGATATGACCTTGTAAGCGGTGCCTAgtccagtaaagaagaaaaatgatACTGTTTTGTGAAtttgtaaaaagaaatttaagatttaataaaatttagttagtATGCTGAAATACATAATGTTTCAATATTACTTTCCGTATGAAAATGTATGAGAACCGAATTAACTGAtgaaatttcactaaaattagTGAATTTGGAAAGATATAACCGAGCAACAATGGCCATAATGTTACAAGAATAAGGAACGCTTTAGAGTCATGATCTTTTTGATGATCGTTCGAATATTTTTTGGGGGTTCTGTGTAGTTTTCTATACGGATAAGACGATTAACGTCTTGGCCCTCAGCTGATTTTTGCTGACATATAGCCTCAATTGCTGTAAAAAGTAGTCGAAGTTTGGGTCTCACGGCTGGAATTTATTCTTGCCAGTAGCGGCGATcatttaatcaaattattttttaaacaaacctTTAACTTTATAATAAGGCTTAATCCTTAACTCTAACGTTAAATTGGTTTCCTGATTATTTCACAATAAATTTCGCTCAAATTTCCCGCAGTCGATATTGTAGTTAGTTAATGAAATGCTTTGTGGAAGGACAATAATCAAATCGAAAAATTCTAATGACTCGTCAATATAGTCGTACCTTATAAAGCTTGCAATTGCGCAAAAACTCTTCGTTTCATTATGTTTGGTCTACAAATGTTGAACATTATATTATGTTCCTACCGACCCTTAATCCCGAGATTTAGGCTTTGACTAGATTATCTTACGAATATAATAGATGTAGCAAGATATTTTTCGCATACAGTATTGAGACTGTTAAGCTGGTCATCGAGGAGATTTGAAGCTAATCTACTCGAAATCTCCTTGAGCGATTTTGATTTAGCGCCATCTGTTTGTCAGTAGAGAAATCTGTCACAGCTGATTTAGGCactataaaaagaaaaaaataaaatcaaacaatcGAATTAAAAGCAATGGATCTGTATTGATCTGGTAATCGgctttcc
This region includes:
- the LOC105234276 gene encoding protein spaetzle; amino-acid sequence: MLKNKMSPKLPLLLTTLAFLVILHGAVGRPMPKADTPKDMINKLQSIFKVGEGIMVYNTGIAREELEDDEIVCAERRAGKSYCKEVENYMEATRLDKIDSEQFAKFKEYFIDDLAQPQLVATRMDFGKSPCNSKTNIIYPESAESEDSKWLLIVQHAQHKQGVLVEECENVGQPCEENSTLPLEDMPKCKQNFSYRKLVVLVNGEMKEEMVKLPTTCECKMCST